The Bacillaceae bacterium IKA-2 DNA window CACCAGCGCCTCTATATCAATCAGCTTATTATTTAACACAAGTTGAGGAGATAAATGCTTATTCAGACAATAATAACTATATTTATTTTGATCATTGGACAAATTGGCCGGATAGCGATGACGAGGGTATAAAAGATTTTTTGGATGGAAAAATTCCGAATCAAGAAGGACATAAACTTTGGGCTGAATACATAAATAATTATTTTGTCGCTCGAGATATTGCTGCGAACGAAGAATAATTGAATATAGAAAACTTGAAAACGTCACCAATGACCAGAGGGTTTTACTAGTTACATGAATTTCATTCACATAGCTTAATAAATAAAATTAGTTTGATAGTGTGGGGGGTGAAAGGTAAAAATGAATAAAACTAGGATAGTCATCTTTTTTGCGTTACTATTTAGTTTTACTTTTTCTACTGTTTTTGGAGAAGGGAATAACTACGATACTGATATGCCTATTGGAAATGTTGAGGATGTAGGAGTGCCGGAGCCAGAGCCAGAGCCAAAGGAACCGTCCGAACCTAAAGAAGACACAACAAAACCTAAGGAAGACACAACAAAACCCAAAGAAGAAACAACGAATCCGAAGGAAGATACAACACAACCTAAAGAAGACACTACAAAACCTAAGGAAGAAACAAAAACAACAAAGCCAAAGGAAGAAACAGTACCAAGGGTACCGTCCAGACCAAAGGAAGAAACACAACCAAATTCACCGGCAATCACCAGGCCGACTGTAGAAGATGTTTCAGAAGTGAGTGATCAAATTAATAGTCCTATTGAGGAATTAGAGCAGAATGAAGAAACTGAAGAAGCTGAAGAAGCTCATCTAAATGAAAGTATTATTGAAGTTTTAGTTTTATCTTTTGAAAACAACGCTCAAGATTACAAAAAAATTGATAAGTATATTTTGGTTAATATCTTATCTATTTTCCTTTATGACAAGCCGCAGGAAGATGTGCTATCAACTTTTTCAGACACTCCATTCCTCGACCTTGTGAGAAGACTTTCCGACGATCAAACAGAAGAATTAAAAAAAATTATGATAAACCAAGAATTTGAAGTCTATTTAGAGTATGAATTACTAGTAAGTAAAATCGATGAATTGTTACTTCTACGAGAAGAGCAAACGCCTATCATCGCACAAGCTGAGGATCGCGTGGTAGAAGAGGATTCGGAAGATGCTTTGGTAGACTCTCTAGAACAAGTAAAGGAAATTGTAACAGTTGAGACTCAACCGAAGATAGGTCTATTTTCATCAATAGGTAATGGGTTTTCTGATTTTTTTAAGCGGATCGGTACGTTATTCTCATTGAACAAATCTTAACTATGTACATAATTCAAACTAGTAAAAGGGGATCGTTAAATGCTTGGCATACTACTTGGAAAAAATAGAAGTAAAAACGCTAACTACGCTATATGTCCTAACTGTGAAAAGAAAATATCAATTAAATTATGGGATGAACAAACAAGGGCATTTCTAGGTGCAAATATACCTAGTATTGTGAACGGCGGAAATACGAAAATCCCATACCAATGCCCGGAATGCTATTCTGGCTATTTGTCTAAACATATTAAATTTGTCGATTAAGAAGATTCAGGGAGATTCAGGGACAGGCACCTTTTCCTACCGAAAAAGAGAATCAGGGACAGGTACCTTTTACCACCAAATTTTTACAATTAGGATCTTGAGATAAGGTAGGTTCTATTTCTCTTATCAAATTTAATAGACCAGGTCACTTGGTCAAGCCCCCAATAAGTAGACACTATAAAATACGACATTAAACTGCTATTTGATCATTTGAGTAGTAATTTTGGGGAGCAACGAATCTTGGTTATACTGGATTCGTTTTTTTGTTGTTTCGTGACATGTTGGTGTGAACTGTAGCTGTTGACGTAACTTATAGTACTCAAAGGATCTGTAGACACTTCTTTGATCGCTGTGAATCTGACCGATTTCTAGTGACTTCAACTTTCTTTTTTTACGAGCAGCTTCCATTGTAGCTTTAATTATCTGCTGATTTGGGCTGGAGCTATGCCTTACCAAGTTAAAAGATAGAGGCAAAAAACTTCTATCTTTCAACGTTAATAACAATATCAAAATAGTTGTTTGCTCTTAAGCTCGTGTCATACAGTCGATCCACTCAGTGATTCTATTTACCTGCGTTAGTTGTTTATGCTGAGTCTGTTGGGGATGGTCAGAGATATATACTGCATGAATTCCTAGTAATAATGCAGGCGCAATTTCATTGATAAAATTGTCACCAACAGAAACTGTCTCTTCTGGACCGACGTCGTACTCCTTCATTATGAATTCAAAGAATTCCTTTGTTCTAGTCGGTTTTTGAGCAGAGGTAAAAACTTGATGGAATACACCATTTAAATCCAACTCACTTAATAGTCGTCCTACATCTTCTTTATCACTATTAGTTAGTAATACAATCTGAGATTTTTCTTTTAGTTCTCGTAAAAAACTAGCTAGTCCTGCTATTTTTTCTAATTGAAATTGATCTGTCACCATATACTCCTTCGTTTGCAAATATCTTGGATAACAATCCTTCACTCCATAATGACTTGCACAAACAAACGGCAACCACCAACCATCTCCAATAGCGATTAAGTCCTTGGAATCGAATTCAACTTGTCGATCTCCATACTGTAATTCCGTATCTTCGATAGAGTTACCCTCCCAGTCTTCTGCTTTTACAACAGTTAATGTCATCGGATCGATTGTTAATACAGCATCGTTTTTCGTATCATATGCCTTTCCAATCGAAACTGGATGATTGCCAGCTTTCATGTTTTCATAGTCATCCGAATAAGCTTCGCGATCCGATACTGAAACATCTAATTTTAATTTTTCAGCATAGTAATCAAAATGGTCTGTTCCTTCGTAAAGCGTTCCATCTAAATCAAAAATATATAATTTTGCAGTCACTTAGATCACACCCTTTTGAGTAATACAATGATTGAGGTTGTACAATTGTTTTTATTGTTTGTCAATTGCCAAATATTATTAGTGAGATCCAGGTGAGATTCAGGGACAGGCACCTTTTACCACCATATTTTTACAATTGAAATAATTGGTGTCAGACACCGTAGCGTATAGATTGTGAATACTAGGTCTTGATGTTATCGTATTGGCGACTAAAATTCACATAGTGTCTGGCACCAAAAGACGATTGAAGTAATCTTCAATCGTCTTTTTTGGGTATCCAATTTTAATAATTCATTAATTTCTCTTTCAAATACCCGAACAGTCATTTTGCTCGATCGTCATTTGCGATATCATGAACACCGCTATGTTTTTGACCACAATTGGGACAAGGGAATTTAGCGCCCTGTTGGATGTTCAAAAAGATATGGAGTTGTCCTGAATTCCCGCCCAATTTATAGTCGTCACCGTATCATGGATCTTGGGTATTTAATGCCTTTGAAATAGGGTATATTATTTCTCGGAATCTTGCATTCTTATACACTGGAAAGAATGCAAGATTCCGTGCCACTAGGATCCTGCTTCTAGTTGAATTAAAACCTCTTCAACTAGATGTAGATTGATGTGGCTAGTTTTTGGTAGTATGAAACTCATTCACTAGTGATCTTTTTATAGATTTTTTATCTAGGATGGTCAGGTCTTTCAATCTCTAAACAAATACTATTTAGCGACGGAGCGCTTTTATACCAATCGAAACGACATATGTCCTCAACATATTATTCTAGGATATTACTATCCAAAAATATTTAACTACTGACAGGTAAACTAACGAAAAAATGAATATTTACACTTTCTTCACTGTAGCTTTACGTTGTATTTACATTCTTACTGTACAGTTAAACAAGTAAGAATAATGTCGATTATTCTAAAAGGAGGAAGTCAAATGTATAGTAAACTTTTAAAAACATTCATTTTATTACTTATCATTTCTGTGTTTTTAGTTGCATGTGGGGGAAATAACACTCCTGAACCAGCTCAGTCTACACCTGCTAATGCGCCAGAAAGCACTACGGAAACGTCAGAGTCACCAGAGGTAGAAGAAACATCAACAGAAAGTAGTGGTATTGACCGTTCAGAATGGCCAGAGAAGGTTCGATTTGCAGTTGATGGAATTGACGGTTTAGAAGAATTACAACGTCGTTATGATGTTTTTCAAGAGGTTATTACCGATTTAATGGGAGTTGAGTTTGAATTATTTCCACTTGCAAACCGAACGGTTGTTGTCACAGCAATGGAATTTGATCAAATTGATGTTGGGCTAATCGGTCCAGCAGAATATGTCCAAATGAAGGGGGCAGTTCCTGGAATAGATATTTCTGCTGCACTGCAACGTGATAAGTATCATGCTGCTTTTATTGTTCCAGAAGATAGTGATTTGCAAACACTTGATGATTTAAAAGGAAAAAAACTTTCTCTGAAAGAAGTAGGTTCAGGCTCGGGTCATATTGCACCGGCATCAATGTTAATTGAAGCTGGATTTGATCTTGATCGGGATCTTGAGATTAATTTTCTAGGTGCTGCAGCTATTGAAGCTTTGAGGTCTGGGGAAGTGGACGCTATGGCTGATGGTATTCGTGTCTACGATAAGATGTTAGAGGAAGATGGGGAAGGTGTATGGAGGTTGTTATTAGAAGGTCCGCCATTGCCGCAGGACCCATTTGTTGTTGGGCCTAAATTGCCGGAGAGCTTTAAAAATGAATTTAAACGCGTACTTATTGAGCATCAAGATGAAATTTTAGCAGCTATTTTGATGAGTGAGGAAAATGCTAAATTTATTAATGCTGAAATTATAACTATAACGGACAGTGGCTTTGATTTAATGAGAGAAACGTATGCAATTCTAGGAATTGAATTGAACTGAAGTAAATAAAAAGTAGTGTAATTAATTTTATGATGCTGATATAGCACCGCAAAGATCGTGCATCTAGTTGAATTAAAGTATTCTCAACTAGATGTACCATCTTTTTTACTATTAAAGAATTGATTAAATTTCAAGAAAATCTTGGAGGAATATAAAATGACATCACTCGAAGTAAAAAATCTATCTAAAATATTTCCAGATGGTACTAAGGCTCTTGATAACGTCAATTTTTCAATAAGTCCTGGTGAAGCCGTTGTTTTGTTAGGGCATAACGGCTCTGGTAAATCAACTCTATTTAATTGTATAGCAGGTTTTGAAAACCCATCTCTAGGGCAAGTGATGGTAGGAGATATTGATATAACTCAATTAAACTATCAACAATTACGCCCAATACGTAGGCGAGTCGGGAAGGTTTTTCAGCACTTTCATCTTGTCAATAACCTAAATGTTCTTCAGAATGTACTTTTTGGAGCGTTAGGACGTACAACTTTTTCTTTTCAAACATTTGCTCCTATCGCTTCCAAACAGCTTCGGGATCGTGCCATGAACTGCCTTGAACGAGTCGGTTTAAGTGATTTTGCCAAGCGTAGAGCGGATCAGCTTTCAGGTGGACAGCAACAAAGAGTTGCTATTGCGAGAATGCTCTTGCAGGAACCAGAAATTGTTTTAGCAGATGAACCGATTGCGAGTCTTGACCCAGCAGCGGGGCGAGAAGTGATGGACTTATTGTGGAAAATTGTGAAAGAAGAGAATCTTACAGTAGTTTGTGTCCTTCATCAAATGAATATCGCTAAAGAATATGGTAAGCGAATTATTGCATTGAAGAAAGGGAAGCTCGTTTTAGATAATGATATTTCAACTATTAGTGAGCGATCTCTTGAGGGATTGTATAAGCAAGAAAATAATGACATATCATTAATGCAGGTCGGGCAAGGTGGTGACGTAGAAAATGAAAAATCCATCAAATCAAATGTCTGATGAAAATAGATGGAAAGAAAAAATGCCGCCTAGGTTGGAGCGTCCTTCATTATTTACATGGATCATTCTCTTAATTTTTATCGGATTTATTATCTCGGGTTTGCAAAATGCTGATATTACTGTTGAGCGCCTTTCGAGAGGTATTTTGAATATTGGTGGTTTCTTAGACAAAGCATTTCCACCAGATACGGCTAGAGTTATTCCGTTACTCTCTCGTATTCGAGAAACATTTGAAATGGCGCTCATTGGCACATTTGTCGGTGTAATGTTAAGTATCCCTATTGCATTGCTTGCTTCTAGAAATACAAGTCCCTATTTTATTGTAAGGAGTTTTACTAAGGGTATAGTCACTACGTTAAGGACGATTCCAGATTTAATTTGGGCGCTCATTTTTGTAATTTCTGTTGGATTAGGTCCCCTAGCTGGAATCCTGACCATCATCGTTGATACAATTGGTTTTTGTGGTAGGTTTTTTTCTGAACGAATCGAAGAGGTAGATGCTGGTCCACCACGGGCATTAGAGTCAACTGGTGCGAGCCGCCTAGGAGTTATCTTTGGTTCTATTATCCCGATTTGTCTACCTTCATTTGTTGGAACTAGTTTATTTGCTGTTGAAAAAGCTGTTCGTTCCGCTGTTATACTTGGTTTAGTTGGGGCAGGCGGGATTGGTATTGAGTTAAGCACTTCAATGTCATTAAGAAGGTTTGATGAAGCTTTAATGATTATTATTTTAATTCTTGTGATTGTACTCGTTGTTGAGCAAGTATCTTCAGTGATTAGAAAGAAGTTTATTTAGGAGAGATTCGGGGACAGGCACCTTTTCCCACCATATTTTTACAATCGTATCTTGAGATAAGGTAGGATGCATTTCACTTATCAAATTTAAAAGACCGTGTCACTGGAGTCCCGAAAATTTAAGAAGTTTGCTAGATTTTCGGTGGGTAATCTTCCTTTTTTACATGGATCATTTCAAAATCGGCTGTTATATCAATTTAATTAACGTATTAACATCCCTAGCATAAGAGGGATGTTATTTTGTCTGCAAAAGTGATTAATCAATATTTAGAGGGTCTTTCTTTTTAGCTAAATAAATATTATCGGCGCGAAGCAAATAACTTTACATTGGTATAAAATCATTATATATTTATTATGCAAAGCTTATACAAAAAAATCAAGAGGAGGTTTTACGATGAGTAAAACAAAAGTATTTATTGTATCGTTAGTGATGATGTTGTTAATGCCTATGAGTTGGGTATTAGCGGATAACCATGAAGGAGTCGACGTCGTTGATACAGCAATTGCTGCTGATGATTTCGAAACTTTAGTGGCTGCAGTTCAAGCTGCTGATTTAGTAGACGCACTAAAAGGTGAAGGTCCATTCACAGTATTTGCTCCTACGGATGAGGCATTTGCTAACTTGTTAAGTGAATTAGGAGTTACAGCTGAGGAGTTACTAGAAAGTGAAGATTTAGCTGACATTCTTTTGTATCATGTTGTAGAAGGAAAAGTAATGTCTACGGATCTAGTAGATGGAATGGAAGCTACTACATTAAATGGAGAAAAAGTAACAATCTCATTAGACCCAGTGCAAGTGAATAGTGCTAATGTAGTTACTGCAGATATTGAGGCTTCCAATGGAGTCATTCACGTAATTGATGCAGTATTGCTTCCTTCAGGAGAAGAAGCACCAGCTGAAGAAGCAGCAGAAACACCAGCAATTCCACAAACTGGTGATAGCTCAATACTTATGTATGTTCTTTTAGCTTTAATAGCTGGTTCGGCCATAGTATTCTTTGTAAGAAAGCAAAAAGTATCTAACGTATAATAGTAGAAAGGGGGAGCATCTTATGATCTCCCTTTTCTTTTATCATCAAGTCTCTAAGGATAGATAGGTGTTTTTCTATGATGCGTAACAGGCTGTTAATATTGATTTTCTCAATTGTGATACTCTTTTCTCTTCTAAAAATTGGTGAATCCTTTTACGAGAGTTACCAAAACAAACGAATGTATACTTCGCTTCAAAATACTTTTATAATGGCTCCTACACCTGAAATAATAAAGGAAACGACAGATTCAAATGATCGTCATGTAAAGCGTATTGGAGAAAAATTTCTACCATTAGTAGAAATCAACGATGAGACGGTAGGATGGGTTACACTTTCTAACTCCTCCATTGATTACCCAATCGTACAAACAAGTGATAACGAGTTTTATTTGGACCATAGTTTTGAACGAAATAAATCTAAATCAGGATCGATATTCATGGATTTTCGAAATGATCAGGACTTGTTCAACCGCCATTCGATACTATATGGACATCATATGAGGGATGGGTCTATGTTTAGTGATCTATTGAAATATCAAGATGAAAATCACTTTATAGAAAATCAGTATATTACGTTGCAGACTTTAAATGAAGACACGAAATGGGAAATCTTCTCTGCCTATGTAACGGATACAGACTTTTATTATATTATTACCGATTTTGGGACAGATGATGAGTATGTTGAATTTCTTCAGGAGATCCAATCAAAATCTACTTATGAAAGTGAAATGACATTAACAGAGAAAGATCGCATTTTAACTTTATCAACATGTGCTTATGATTTTGATGACGCACGTTTTGTCGTTCATGCGCGAAGAATTCAATGACAACCGGGGACAGGCACCTTTTCCCAAAAGTGAGTGGGAAGATCTAGTCACAGTGCGTTGCGAACCGCAAAGTAGACACTATAAATTCGGAATTTAGTTAGAAACCCAGGGCGAATCAAGCCTTGGGTTTTCTTTTTTCTCATCACGTTTTGTTGGCTCAGACTACTGATTGCCAGTTAAGGAAAGCACTTGATAGTCATTCTGTAGGCTGAGAATGCGTGTTTACGATGAGAAGGATAAAGAATAAGTCACTGAATCTGAATACCCGCTCGTTGGAAACCTCCATGTTGAAGATGGCAACGTCGAAGGCTTTAGCCGAATCTACAACACATTACTGCAAATTGGGGCGCCCTGTGACATGGGACAAGGGGGCATGTCCCATGTCACAGGGCCTCGGGGCTTATCTCAATTCGAAGTATCATGGTTATTAAACATTAGCTATGGCAAAGCATTAGGCAAGTGGGAGTTATCATATCGAACTAGATTATCGACTAATTTGGGGGTCGACATGCAGCTGCATTTTTAACATATGATGGCCTCCGCCGCTATAATTTCAATTCGAGATATCATATTTTAGCGATAATTACCGCCGCTATAATAAATGTTGGGATTAAACACAATTCGGGTAGTTCAAGAGTTTACAGAACTACCCGAACGGTAAAGTTCATCTCCTTTAGGTGGGAGTATCTGCGTTAATCACTTGCCTTCAAGCGATCGGTTTGTTTTTTAATCAAGCGATTGATTAATTAGAAGACAAAAGGGGACAGGTTTGTGGTGCACCCCAAAAGTTAGAGTAAAAAACTAACTTTTGGGGGTCACATCAGCACCTTGTCCCAAAAATATTAAAAGATAAAGGTTACCGTAAGCGCTCATAGAAAATTACATTGGATTTTATCTAGTCAGAGAAGAAGAAAGGCAAGCCGTTGTCATGCGTGTTCTGTATGGCACAAATAATATTAAGACTCGGTTTGCCTCATGCTTCTATTAAGGAATCTAGGGAACGAGTGTCTTATATATTTAGAGGCTAATAAAACAAGGTGCTAGTCTTTTACCCTTTTTAAGTGATATAATTAAACAAAACATTAAATTTGGGACGTGGTTTAACTGGATAATGAGCAATTATTAAAAGTTATATTAGAGAGATTTGACAAAGTCGATTTGCAATTTGATAAAGTCGCTATGCAATTTGACAAAGTGGATTTGCAATTTGAAAAGGTGTTCAAAAGACTAGATAACATTGAACTAAGCCGACAAGAAGACGTTAAAGAAACACTTAACTTAATTAGTAAGAAAGTAGATAATATTTTGTGCGATGTTGATTATTTAAGCAAAAAAACAGGAAAACAAGATATAAAATAAATAGTCTTGAAGCTTAATCTGGAGCATCGAGATGATCAGTGACTCGTCGCTAAACGAAGATTAGTCGATTTAAAATAATATGAGATCATAAGAGCTGATGTGAGTTTGTGCATCGGCTTTTTCAAGTTTGGCCGGCTCATAGTAAGTCCTCTTAAGAGATCGTTCAAATTTGAATGACCTCTTAAAAATTAGTATCGATTCACAATCATCTCTTCTCTTTTTCCCTCACAACTTTGCGAATCCTAATACTTATTCAATCATATTTTAATCAATCAGTAAAAAAACTATATACAAAAATGGGAAATTACACTAAAATATATTTGTATCACGATAACTTTTTATTATGGTGGTGATAAATATTAGTAATGAAAAAGAATGTGATGTCATCTATGATGCTGGTCTTGCTGGATGTGGAGAGTTAATCATGAATGTGTTCTTAGCGGTAAAAAAAATGTCCGTTGGCGAAACCATCCACGTAATTTCCTATGACTTAGGAGCAATAGAGGACATACCAGCTTGGTGTCGGATGCAAGGTCACACATTATTAGAAGTTTTTGAAGAAGATTTACTAATTACTAATTTTGTAATTCAAAAAAATTAACTATTTGAATGATTTTCATAATACCAAAAACTAGCCACATAAATCTATATATAGTTGATAATGTTTTAATTAAACTAGATATAGCATCCTAGTGGTGTAGAATCTGCATTATGAAATTCAATCATTAAAGGAGAGATTATTATGACAAACAAATTTTTAGTAAGTTTAACGAATGGTAAAAACGATACAGATCGAGCAACAGTAGGATTTGTCGTTGCCAATGCAGCGGTAGCATCTGGAAAAGAAGTTGTCATTTTCTTGAATATTGATGGCGCTTACCTTTCTGATAAAGGTTATGCAGATGACATACATGAAGAAGGATTTGCTCCATTGAAAGAGTTAATGGATCAATTTATTGAAGCTGGTGGGATACTATGGGTATGTAGCCCTTGCCATAAAAAGCGCGAATTAGATGCGAATAATTTAATTGACGGAGCAACAATTGTTGGTGGAGCTAAAGTTGTTGAATTTTTATCAGATGGTGCAGCTTCGATTACATACTAGGAGGTGCAATCAATGGTTTTTCAAAAGCCAAACGGAATGTGTGATGGTGGTGATTTAGACTGCGGCTCTGGACTCCTTCTGATCATTAAGAAAAGTATGGATCCGCTCGAAACGGGTCAAGTACTAGAAATTCGAAGTAGAGAGAGAACAGTCGCTGAAGATCTTCCCGCTTGGTGTAGGATGGTAAAACATCAGTTTATGGGTTCCGAAAAGCATGAACAGCATACAAGCTATTTTGTTTGTAAAGGCGGAAGCGGTGGATCAGTTAAAGACGACTTAGAAGCTGCTCGTGGTTATCAATGGAGTGTGAGGGTTCGCTCGGGAAAAGGACTTTCTGCTAAAGTTTTCTCTAGAAATCATACACTCATATCTGGTCAACCAGCAGAATTCAGTCCGAAAGTCGATGCACCTAGTGCGATTGATTACTTGCTTACGTCGCTTGGGTCATGCCTTGTAGTTGGATTTAAAGCTCACGCCTCTAAACAGAAGATAATCATTGATGAAATGGAATTTACGTTAAAAGCAAAACTGGAAAACATTCTCTACCATATGCAGCTTGAAGATCACGGAAGTCCTAAAGTAGACCATATTACAGGTGTTTTTTATGTCACATCACCAAATGAAGAAGATGAGTTACAAAAAATTTGGCAAACGACATTAGAGCGATCACCAATTTATCAAACGTTGCAACCGTCAGTCGCTATTAAACTTACATTTCAAGTTGTATTATAAGAGGTTTTTTCAAAAGTTGATTTTTACCTTTTAAACACGCTAAATAAGTAGGTTCGCCTATTTCGATGACATTTTTAAATAAGGGGTTGTAATTTTAATGATAAACCAATTTTTACCTACTACAATCGTTGGAAGCTGGCCACGGACACGTGAAGTACTAAAGGCATTAAGAGACGTTCGAGCCGAGCGAATTACTGAGGCAGACTTTCAAGAAATTGCGAATGTTGCGATTATTGAATGTGCACGAAGTCAAGAAGAAGCGGGGATTGACATCATTTCCGATGGTGAACAAACACGTGATAACTTCATTTCATTCGTTGCAGAAAAAATTAAAAACGTAAAAATGTTATCGGTCGCAGATTTGTTAGAATATGTAGAAGATAAAGCTAGCTTTGAAGAAATTCTTGGTACATTAGATGTCCCTGCTTATTCACTAACAAACCCAGCTGCTTATGGTAAAATCTCTCGAAAAAAACCGATTGCCGCTGATGAATATAAATTTTTAAAAGAACATACTAAGGCACAAATCAAAGTCGCGATTCCAGGACCATACTTGTTAACAAGGGCAATGTGGGTTGATGGCTTATCAAAAGAGGCTTATCCAACAAAAGAAGATTTATCGGTTGATATCGTCAAGATTTTGCGAGAAGAAATAGAAGATTTAATTGATGCAGGTGTTGATTTCATCCAAATTGATGAACCTGTCTTAACTGAAATTGTATTTACACAAAAAAATGCTAATCGAACCTTTATGTGTGGTGCTCTAACAGCAAAAGCTGACGCCAAAGAGGAGCTAACCTTCGCAACAGAGTTAATTAATCAGCTTACAGAGGGAATGCGAGGCCGTGGCTCTAAAATTGGTATTCACGTTTGTCGAGGTAACTGGAGTACTCAAGAAGATACGTTACTAAGAGGACCTTATTATCCACTGATGCCATTTTTAGCAAAAATGAGTGTTGACCAGTATGTTCTAGAATATGCTACACCTAGAGCTGGAGAACTACATGCCTTAACTGAGTTAGCAAAGCTTGAAAACGTGGAACTTGGTTTAGGTGTTGTGAACCCGCGCACACCTACAATTGAAACCGTAGCGGAGATTGTAACTAAAGTAAAACAGGCTGCAAAATATTTCCCTATTGAAAAAATGTATTTAAACCCTGATTGCGGCTTTGGGACATTTGCACAAAGACCAATGAACACTCCAGAAATTGCAAAACAAAAGCTTACCAACATGAATGAAGCAGCAAAACAGTTAAGACAAGAATTCGCAGACAACATGGGGACAGGCACCTTTTCCCAAAAGGAGATGTAATATATGTCAATATTGACAGTAAAAGTAGAAGGCGTAAGCAATAAGATGAAAACACAACTAACGGCTAAAGAGCATCAGTTTACAATTGATGAACCGGAAAATTTTGGCGGTACGAACCAAGGTCCTGATCCACTATCAATACTACTCGGAGCTCTTGCTTCATGTGAAAATGTTATTGCTAATTTTGTAGCAAAAGAAATAAATTTTGACTTGCAAGGAATCGAGTACGAAGTTACTGGAGAGCTAGATTTAAGAGGATTGATGGGAGATAGTAGCGTCCGCACATATTTTCAGTGGGTAAAAATTGAAGCAAAACTTCAAACATCAGAAAGTGATGAGCGTATCGAAGAAATTCGTAAACTAACAGATGCGCGTTGCCCAGTTTTTCAAACACTAAAAGCAGCAGGTGTAGAAATCATATCTAATTGGTCAAAAGCATAGAAAAGCATACGAGATTGAGATAGGATAAGGTTGGAATAAAGGAATAACAAGTAATAGCAACTAAGAGAAGTGAAATATTCTTAGTTGCTTTTTTATTGTAATCTTTTATGAAAATGTACTCACCATTCGCTAAATCGTGTATTACTTCAATTAGTAAGAAACAAGCATAGACTTGTTAATATTTTCAAGAAAGACTAGGAATGAATTTTGTCCAATTACGAACCAAGAAAAAGGCTATCCATTTGAAGAAAGTATACCTGTAGGGTATAAAGTAGAAGGCGTAATTTTAACCGACCAAGTAAAGAGTTTGGATTGGAGGTCAAGACGATTAAAAATTGTTGATCAAGCTCCACCACAAACAGTCAGCAATTGCTTTACCTTAATACATACGTTTTTGTAAGAGCCAGATAACCTGACTCTTTTTTTGTTTTATTAATGAAGATCCAGGGACAGGCACCTTGTCCCAAAAGTGAGTCGAAAGATCCCGTTAC harbors:
- a CDS encoding HAD family hydrolase, with product MTAKLYIFDLDGTLYEGTDHFDYYAEKLKLDVSVSDREAYSDDYENMKAGNHPVSIGKAYDTKNDAVLTIDPMTLTVVKAEDWEGNSIEDTELQYGDRQVEFDSKDLIAIGDGWWLPFVCASHYGVKDCYPRYLQTKEYMVTDQFQLEKIAGLASFLRELKEKSQIVLLTNSDKEDVGRLLSELDLNGVFHQVFTSAQKPTRTKEFFEFIMKEYDVGPEETVSVGDNFINEIAPALLLGIHAVYISDHPQQTQHKQLTQVNRITEWIDCMTRA
- a CDS encoding PhnD/SsuA/transferrin family substrate-binding protein, producing the protein MYSKLLKTFILLLIISVFLVACGGNNTPEPAQSTPANAPESTTETSESPEVEETSTESSGIDRSEWPEKVRFAVDGIDGLEELQRRYDVFQEVITDLMGVEFELFPLANRTVVVTAMEFDQIDVGLIGPAEYVQMKGAVPGIDISAALQRDKYHAAFIVPEDSDLQTLDDLKGKKLSLKEVGSGSGHIAPASMLIEAGFDLDRDLEINFLGAAAIEALRSGEVDAMADGIRVYDKMLEEDGEGVWRLLLEGPPLPQDPFVVGPKLPESFKNEFKRVLIEHQDEILAAILMSEENAKFINAEIITITDSGFDLMRETYAILGIELN
- the phnC gene encoding phosphonate ABC transporter ATP-binding protein; this encodes MTSLEVKNLSKIFPDGTKALDNVNFSISPGEAVVLLGHNGSGKSTLFNCIAGFENPSLGQVMVGDIDITQLNYQQLRPIRRRVGKVFQHFHLVNNLNVLQNVLFGALGRTTFSFQTFAPIASKQLRDRAMNCLERVGLSDFAKRRADQLSGGQQQRVAIARMLLQEPEIVLADEPIASLDPAAGREVMDLLWKIVKEENLTVVCVLHQMNIAKEYGKRIIALKKGKLVLDNDISTISERSLEGLYKQENNDISLMQVGQGGDVENEKSIKSNV
- the phnE gene encoding phosphonate ABC transporter, permease protein PhnE, coding for MKNPSNQMSDENRWKEKMPPRLERPSLFTWIILLIFIGFIISGLQNADITVERLSRGILNIGGFLDKAFPPDTARVIPLLSRIRETFEMALIGTFVGVMLSIPIALLASRNTSPYFIVRSFTKGIVTTLRTIPDLIWALIFVISVGLGPLAGILTIIVDTIGFCGRFFSERIEEVDAGPPRALESTGASRLGVIFGSIIPICLPSFVGTSLFAVEKAVRSAVILGLVGAGGIGIELSTSMSLRRFDEALMIIILILVIVLVVEQVSSVIRKKFI
- a CDS encoding fasciclin domain-containing protein, with product MSKTKVFIVSLVMMLLMPMSWVLADNHEGVDVVDTAIAADDFETLVAAVQAADLVDALKGEGPFTVFAPTDEAFANLLSELGVTAEELLESEDLADILLYHVVEGKVMSTDLVDGMEATTLNGEKVTISLDPVQVNSANVVTADIEASNGVIHVIDAVLLPSGEEAPAEEAAETPAIPQTGDSSILMYVLLALIAGSAIVFFVRKQKVSNV
- the srtB gene encoding class B sortase, encoding MMRNRLLILIFSIVILFSLLKIGESFYESYQNKRMYTSLQNTFIMAPTPEIIKETTDSNDRHVKRIGEKFLPLVEINDETVGWVTLSNSSIDYPIVQTSDNEFYLDHSFERNKSKSGSIFMDFRNDQDLFNRHSILYGHHMRDGSMFSDLLKYQDENHFIENQYITLQTLNEDTKWEIFSAYVTDTDFYYIITDFGTDDEYVEFLQEIQSKSTYESEMTLTEKDRILTLSTCAYDFDDARFVVHARRIQ
- a CDS encoding sulfurtransferase TusA family protein, whose amino-acid sequence is MVVINISNEKECDVIYDAGLAGCGELIMNVFLAVKKMSVGETIHVISYDLGAIEDIPAWCRMQGHTLLEVFEEDLLITNFVIQKN